The following coding sequences are from one Bradyrhizobium sp. WSM471 window:
- a CDS encoding ABC transporter ATP-binding protein yields the protein MADKPDLVLEVKNLKTVFFTNSGLFQAVDDVSFTVKRGETLAIVGESGCGKSVTALSLMRLVPDPPGRIVGGSVTLEGTDLLTLDEAEMRAVRGNRISMIFQEPMTSLNPVMRIGDQIVEAVRLHRNMSSKEARDIAIEMLRLVRIPEPARRAREYPHQLSGGMRQRAMIAMALACRPALLIADEPTTALDVTIQAQILALILELQKELGTGLVLITHDLGVVAQTAQRVIVMYAGRKVEEASVEALFAAPKHPYTRGLMASIPAVPAPGVAAPARLNEIPGTVPSLVRLPKGCAFAPRCKLAIKRCEAEYPPLIDWGGGHLAACWRAAEVAEVA from the coding sequence ATGGCTGACAAACCCGATCTCGTGCTCGAGGTGAAGAACCTGAAGACGGTGTTCTTCACCAACTCCGGTCTCTTCCAGGCCGTCGACGATGTTTCCTTCACGGTGAAGCGCGGCGAGACGCTGGCGATCGTCGGGGAATCCGGCTGTGGCAAGAGCGTCACCGCCCTATCCCTGATGCGGCTGGTGCCGGATCCGCCCGGGCGTATCGTCGGCGGCTCCGTCACGCTTGAAGGCACCGATCTGCTGACGCTCGACGAGGCAGAGATGCGCGCCGTCAGGGGCAACCGCATCTCGATGATCTTCCAGGAGCCGATGACCTCGCTCAATCCGGTGATGCGGATCGGCGACCAGATCGTCGAGGCCGTGCGGCTGCACCGGAACATGTCGAGTAAAGAGGCTCGGGACATTGCGATCGAGATGCTGCGCCTGGTGCGCATCCCCGAACCGGCTCGGCGCGCAAGGGAATATCCGCATCAACTGTCTGGCGGTATGCGCCAGCGCGCCATGATTGCCATGGCGCTGGCGTGCCGGCCGGCGCTGCTGATCGCGGACGAGCCCACCACCGCGCTCGATGTCACCATCCAGGCGCAGATCCTGGCGCTGATCCTGGAGCTTCAGAAGGAGCTCGGCACCGGGCTCGTGCTGATCACGCATGATCTCGGTGTCGTCGCGCAGACAGCGCAGCGCGTCATCGTGATGTATGCGGGACGGAAGGTAGAGGAAGCGAGCGTCGAGGCACTGTTCGCCGCGCCAAAGCATCCGTACACGCGCGGATTGATGGCCTCGATCCCGGCGGTGCCGGCACCGGGCGTCGCGGCGCCGGCACGGCTCAACGAAATTCCCGGCACAGTGCCGTCGCTGGTGCGGCTGCCGAAGGGATGCGCGTTCGCGCCGCGCTGCAAGCTCGCGATCAAGCGCTGCGAGGCCGAATATCCGCCGCTCATCGATTGGGGCGGCGGCCATCTCGCCGCCTGCTGGCGCGCGGCCGAGGTTGCGGAGGTGGCATGA
- a CDS encoding ABC transporter substrate-binding protein gives MSSVWSLAAMAALTVLTTSNTTLAGEPKQGGILRMYHRDSPANASILEGATYSINVPFMGVFNNLVVYDQHIAQNSPDTLRPELAESWSWSGDNKKLTFKLHQGVKWHDGKPFTSADVKCTFDLLMGKSQQKLRQNPRKAWYNEVNDVTPNGDFEVSFDLKRPQPSLLAMLASGYTPIYPCHVSPAEMRTHPVGTGPFRFVEFKANESIKLTRNPDYWKKGLPYLDGIEYTIITNRSTAILAFVAGKFDMTFPTHITIPLLKDIKSQTPNALCVVEPTNVSTNIIVNSAAPPFDNIDIRRAMAMALDRKAFVDILFEGQADIGGTMLPPPQGIWGMPKDKLETIPGYGSNVNASRDEARKLMQKAGYGPDKHLAVKVSTRNLAEYRDPAVILIDQLKSIYIDGELDVVETANWFPKVARKDYMLGLNLTGNSVDDPDQSFYENYSCGSERNYTNYCNKEIEKLFDVQSQEIDIGKRKQLVWDIDKKLQEDVARPIIFHARAGTCWQPYVKGVTVMSNSSYNGFRYEDVWLDK, from the coding sequence ATGTCGAGCGTGTGGTCGCTCGCCGCAATGGCGGCGCTAACTGTGCTGACGACCTCGAACACCACGCTGGCCGGCGAACCAAAGCAGGGCGGGATCCTGCGGATGTATCACCGCGACAGCCCGGCCAATGCGTCCATCCTGGAGGGCGCGACATATTCGATCAACGTGCCCTTCATGGGAGTGTTCAACAATCTCGTCGTTTACGACCAGCACATTGCGCAGAACAGCCCTGATACCCTGAGGCCAGAGCTGGCCGAGAGCTGGTCCTGGAGCGGCGACAACAAGAAGCTGACCTTCAAACTGCACCAAGGCGTCAAGTGGCATGACGGCAAGCCGTTCACGTCGGCCGACGTCAAATGCACCTTCGATCTCCTGATGGGCAAATCGCAACAAAAGCTGCGGCAGAATCCGCGCAAGGCCTGGTACAACGAGGTTAACGACGTCACACCGAATGGTGATTTCGAGGTCTCCTTCGATCTGAAGCGGCCGCAGCCCTCGCTGCTGGCGATGCTCGCATCCGGCTATACGCCGATCTATCCCTGTCACGTCTCGCCGGCGGAGATGCGCACCCATCCGGTCGGAACCGGCCCGTTCAGATTCGTCGAGTTCAAGGCCAATGAATCGATCAAGCTGACGCGAAACCCGGACTATTGGAAGAAGGGCCTGCCCTATCTCGACGGCATCGAGTACACGATCATCACGAACCGCTCCACCGCGATCCTCGCCTTCGTCGCCGGCAAGTTCGACATGACCTTCCCGACGCACATCACGATCCCGCTCCTCAAGGACATCAAGTCGCAGACGCCCAACGCCCTCTGCGTCGTCGAGCCGACCAACGTTTCGACCAACATCATCGTTAATTCGGCGGCCCCGCCGTTCGACAACATCGACATCCGCCGGGCCATGGCGATGGCACTCGACCGCAAGGCCTTCGTCGACATCCTGTTCGAAGGCCAGGCCGATATCGGCGGCACCATGCTGCCGCCGCCGCAGGGCATCTGGGGCATGCCCAAGGACAAGCTGGAGACCATTCCAGGCTATGGCTCGAACGTGAATGCGAGCCGGGATGAGGCCAGGAAGCTGATGCAGAAGGCGGGCTACGGCCCCGACAAGCACCTGGCGGTGAAGGTCTCGACGCGCAATCTCGCGGAATATCGCGATCCCGCGGTGATCCTGATCGACCAGCTCAAGAGCATCTATATCGACGGCGAGCTCGACGTGGTCGAGACCGCAAACTGGTTCCCGAAGGTTGCGCGCAAGGATTACATGCTCGGCCTCAATCTGACCGGCAATTCCGTCGACGATCCCGACCAGTCTTTCTACGAAAACTATTCCTGCGGGTCGGAGCGGAACTACACCAATTATTGCAACAAGGAGATCGAGAAGCTGTTCGACGTGCAATCGCAGGAGATCGACATTGGCAAGCGCAAGCAACTGGTCTGGGACATCGACAAGAAGCTGCAGGAGGATGTCGCCCGCCCGATCATCTTCCATGCGCGAGCCGGCACCTGCTGGCAGCCTTATGTCAAGGGCGTGACGGTCATGTCGAACAGCTCTTATAACGGCTTTCGCTACGAGGACGTCTGGCTCGACAAGTAG
- a CDS encoding AMP-binding protein, with the protein MYPGQHARLRPLQPAFIMAATGEAVTYRELDARSNRLAHLFRKHGLKRLDHFSIFMENNSRYLEACGAGERSGLYYTCINSFLTPGELAYLLVNSQSKILITSVAKLDIAREAIKVCPDIRLCIVADGPGESERIVGLTEVTAELPTTPIPDEWLGTAMLYSSGTTGRPKGIIRPLPEEPPKHNLPLFEFLTKLWQYREGMIYLSPAPLYHSAPQAAVNLTIRMGGTAIIMENFDPERYLQLVERWGITHTQLVPTMFSRMLKLPEEVRTRYDLSSLEIAIHAAAPCPAMVKDDMIKWWGPIIHEYYGATEGLGFTACDSAEWLAHRGTVGKVLLGDLHILDESMKPCPTGTPGQVWFKTASPFEYFNDPEKTKEARSADGSMSTVGDVGYVDEDRFLYLTDRATFMIISGGVNIYPQECENLLITHPKVADAAVFGVPNPDLGEEVKAVVQPMPGIVPGPALADELIAFCGASLSRQKVPRSVDFEKELPRLPTGKLYKRLLRDRYWGNKASRIV; encoded by the coding sequence ATGTACCCAGGTCAGCATGCCCGCCTGCGCCCGCTCCAGCCCGCCTTCATCATGGCGGCGACCGGCGAGGCCGTCACCTATCGTGAGCTCGATGCGCGCAGCAATCGCCTTGCGCATCTGTTCCGCAAGCACGGCCTGAAGCGGCTCGACCACTTTTCGATCTTCATGGAGAACAACTCCCGCTATCTCGAAGCCTGCGGCGCGGGCGAGCGCTCCGGCCTCTACTACACCTGCATCAACTCGTTCCTGACGCCGGGCGAGCTCGCTTATCTCCTCGTCAACAGCCAGTCGAAAATCCTGATCACGTCGGTGGCGAAGCTCGACATCGCGCGCGAGGCGATCAAGGTCTGCCCCGACATCAGGCTGTGCATCGTCGCCGACGGCCCGGGCGAGAGTGAGCGCATCGTCGGCCTCACCGAGGTGACCGCCGAGTTGCCGACGACGCCGATCCCGGATGAATGGCTTGGCACCGCCATGCTGTATTCATCGGGCACGACGGGACGGCCGAAGGGGATTATTCGCCCGCTGCCGGAGGAGCCGCCGAAGCACAATCTGCCGCTGTTCGAGTTCCTGACAAAGCTCTGGCAATACCGCGAGGGCATGATCTACCTCTCGCCCGCGCCGCTCTATCATTCCGCGCCGCAGGCCGCGGTCAATTTGACGATCCGGATGGGCGGCACCGCGATCATCATGGAGAATTTCGATCCCGAGCGTTACCTCCAGCTCGTCGAGCGGTGGGGTATCACCCACACCCAGCTCGTACCGACGATGTTCTCGCGCATGCTCAAGCTGCCGGAGGAGGTGCGCACGCGCTATGACCTGTCGTCGCTCGAAATCGCGATCCATGCCGCCGCGCCGTGCCCCGCCATGGTGAAGGACGACATGATCAAATGGTGGGGACCGATCATCCACGAATATTACGGCGCGACCGAAGGCCTTGGCTTCACCGCCTGCGACAGCGCGGAATGGCTCGCCCATCGCGGCACCGTCGGCAAGGTGCTGCTCGGCGACCTCCATATTCTCGACGAGAGCATGAAGCCATGCCCGACCGGCACGCCAGGACAGGTCTGGTTCAAGACGGCCTCGCCTTTCGAGTATTTCAACGACCCGGAGAAGACCAAGGAGGCGCGCTCGGCCGACGGCAGCATGAGCACGGTTGGCGATGTCGGCTATGTCGACGAGGACCGCTTCCTCTATCTAACGGACCGGGCGACCTTCATGATCATCTCCGGCGGCGTGAACATCTATCCGCAGGAGTGCGAGAATCTGCTGATCACCCATCCGAAGGTCGCGGACGCCGCGGTGTTCGGCGTGCCCAATCCCGATCTCGGCGAAGAGGTGAAGGCGGTGGTGCAGCCGATGCCCGGCATCGTGCCGGGCCCGGCGCTCGCCGACGAGCTGATCGCGTTCTGCGGGGCGTCGCTGTCGCGGCAAAAGGTGCCGCGCTCGGTCGATTTCGAAAAGGAGTTGCCGCGGCTGCCGACGGGGAAGCTGTACAAGCGGCTGCTGCGGGACCGGTATTGGGGGAACAAGGCGTCGAGGATTGTGTGA
- a CDS encoding ABC transporter permease — protein MFAYLVRRLFLMLVTLFGISIVIFFLLRVVPGNIVDILFAAAGYVDPADKANLEKELGIDQPLVVQYWHWISGFLRGDFGYSYVSEKPALQEILPRIPITARLAGLALLFSASIGIPLGVISAVKQGTRLDYALRVVSLSGLSLPSFWLGLLILTASVAMFNQMPIFNPNPATWLEAFATYAVPAAAVGFRSAALTMRITRSSMLEVLRQDYIRTARAKGASDAAVNYQHALKNAILPVITVIGIEAAFLIGGLIVTETVFNIPGVARFLVEAIRWRDYPIVQNLVMLIAIVVVSANFIVDMLYAVFDPRIRYTD, from the coding sequence ATGTTTGCCTATCTGGTACGGCGTCTGTTCCTGATGCTCGTGACCCTGTTCGGGATCTCGATCGTCATCTTCTTCCTGCTGCGCGTCGTGCCCGGCAACATCGTCGACATCCTGTTTGCCGCCGCCGGCTATGTCGATCCCGCCGACAAGGCCAATCTGGAGAAGGAGCTCGGCATCGATCAGCCGCTGGTGGTGCAATATTGGCACTGGATCAGCGGCTTCCTGCGCGGCGATTTCGGCTACTCCTATGTCTCGGAGAAGCCGGCGCTTCAGGAAATCCTGCCACGGATTCCGATCACCGCACGGCTCGCCGGGCTGGCGTTGTTGTTCTCGGCGTCGATCGGCATTCCCCTGGGCGTCATCAGCGCGGTGAAGCAGGGAACGAGGCTCGATTACGCGTTGCGTGTGGTGAGCCTGAGCGGATTGTCGCTGCCTTCGTTCTGGCTCGGCCTGCTCATCCTCACCGCATCGGTGGCGATGTTCAACCAGATGCCGATCTTCAACCCGAATCCGGCGACCTGGCTCGAAGCCTTCGCGACCTACGCCGTGCCCGCCGCCGCCGTCGGCTTCCGCAGCGCGGCACTGACCATGCGCATCACGCGATCCTCGATGCTGGAGGTGCTGCGGCAGGACTATATCCGCACCGCGCGTGCCAAGGGCGCATCGGACGCCGCCGTGAACTATCAGCATGCGCTCAAGAACGCGATTTTGCCCGTCATCACCGTGATCGGCATCGAGGCGGCGTTCCTGATCGGCGGCCTCATCGTGACGGAGACGGTGTTCAACATCCCCGGTGTCGCGCGCTTCCTGGTCGAGGCGATTCGCTGGCGCGATTATCCGATCGTGCAGAACCTTGTGATGCTGATTGCCATCGTCGTGGTGAGCGCGAATTTCATCGTCGACATGCTGTACGCCGTTTTCGACCCGCGCATCCGGTACACGGATTAG
- a CDS encoding ABC transporter ATP-binding protein produces the protein MTEALLEVTDLKKHYPVRAGVLRRQVGTVHAVDGVSFSVGVGETLGLVGESGCGKSTVARSVLRLVEPTSGQIRLEGEDITHLSKSALRPHRRSMQIVFQDPFASLNPRMTAGDIVGEPLFVHGLATGKALETRTASLFEQVGLRPDQMRNFPHQFSGGQRQRICIARALALGPRLIVCDEPVSALDVSIQAQVINLLIDLQREHGFSYLFIAHDLAVVAHISHRVAVMYLGRIVEIADKDELFRNPRHPYTQALLASVPVANPLAKKLVPLVDGDVPSPVNPPSGCAFHTRCRFAMERCRTERPALLDAGEVHEVACLLNEGTGRSQ, from the coding sequence ATGACCGAGGCGCTGCTCGAAGTCACCGATCTCAAGAAGCACTATCCGGTGCGCGCCGGCGTGTTGCGCCGACAAGTCGGCACAGTGCATGCGGTCGACGGCGTCTCGTTCTCGGTTGGAGTCGGCGAGACGCTGGGCCTCGTCGGCGAATCCGGTTGCGGCAAGTCGACGGTGGCGCGCAGCGTGTTGCGGCTGGTTGAGCCGACCTCGGGTCAGATCCGGCTCGAAGGTGAAGACATCACGCATCTCTCCAAGTCCGCGCTGCGTCCGCACCGACGTTCGATGCAGATCGTGTTCCAGGATCCTTTCGCCTCGCTCAACCCGCGCATGACTGCCGGGGACATCGTCGGCGAGCCGCTGTTCGTGCACGGGCTCGCGACCGGTAAAGCGCTGGAGACGCGTACCGCAAGCCTGTTCGAGCAGGTCGGCTTGCGGCCCGACCAGATGCGCAACTTTCCGCATCAATTCTCCGGCGGCCAGCGCCAGCGGATTTGCATCGCCCGCGCGCTGGCGCTCGGGCCGCGGCTGATTGTCTGCGACGAGCCGGTCTCCGCGCTCGACGTCTCGATCCAGGCGCAGGTGATCAACCTCCTGATCGACCTGCAGCGCGAGCACGGCTTCTCCTATCTCTTCATCGCGCACGACCTCGCGGTGGTCGCCCATATCAGTCACCGCGTCGCCGTGATGTATCTCGGCCGCATCGTCGAGATTGCCGACAAGGACGAGCTGTTCCGCAATCCGCGCCATCCCTACACGCAGGCCTTGCTCGCCTCGGTACCGGTCGCCAACCCGCTCGCCAAGAAGCTCGTGCCGCTGGTCGACGGCGACGTGCCAAGCCCGGTCAATCCGCCATCCGGATGCGCGTTTCACACCCGCTGCCGGTTTGCGATGGAGCGATGCAGGACGGAACGGCCGGCGCTGCTGGACGCGGGCGAGGTGCACGAGGTGGCGTGCCTGCTCAATGAGGGGACGGGGCGGAGCCAATAG
- a CDS encoding acetyl-CoA carboxylase biotin carboxylase subunit, with product MRNGSTQYRPFFKVLIANRGEIALRVMRSARKLGLGVVAVYSDADRDALHVRQADQAVRIGEALPAQSYLNIPAIVAAAKASGADAVHPGYGFLAENEEFAQACKDAGLVFIGPSAQAIAAMGNKAGAKEIMKKAGVPCVPGYQGADQGDEVMLTEAKKVGFPVMIKAVAGGGGRGMRLVADGNSFPDALRSARSEAKAAFGDPTVILERAIQNPRHIEIQVFGDSHGNAIHLGERDCSVQRRHQKLIEEAPSPAVTPELRAKMGEVAVAAVKALRYEGAGTLEFLLDPSGAFYFMEMNTRLQVEHPVTEAITGLDLVELQLRVARGEPLPVKQQDIRFTGHAIEVRLCSEDAAHDFMPQSGRMARWQVPDGIRVEHALQSDSEIPPFYDSMIAKVISQGATREEARGRLIVGLEQLTAFGVTTNQAFLLLCLRHPGFAKGEATTAFIGAHRDELLAPRADAAFDIALAGLLLYVTNPQAPSWRRGRSLAATFPLPAKIEIAGHVYELEVTRERDGSYTVASDGRQDKFEIDQLELGVIRFRHDGVMDSAKFLRDGDRLHLQRRGTPLAATDLTLAAPKAAASNGDGKVRAAMNGRVVAVLVKPGDRVTAGQPVMTLEAMKMEHVHKAGIDGVVAAIDVAEGEQVTTGRIVAEIGAG from the coding sequence ATGAGGAACGGTTCAACGCAGTACCGGCCGTTCTTCAAGGTCTTGATCGCCAATCGCGGCGAGATCGCGCTACGCGTGATGCGCAGTGCGCGGAAGCTCGGCCTCGGCGTCGTCGCGGTCTATTCGGATGCGGATCGCGATGCGCTTCATGTGCGACAGGCCGACCAGGCCGTGCGCATCGGCGAAGCGCTGCCGGCGCAATCCTACCTCAACATTCCCGCGATCGTGGCGGCCGCAAAGGCCAGCGGCGCGGATGCCGTTCATCCCGGCTATGGCTTCCTCGCCGAGAACGAGGAGTTTGCGCAAGCGTGCAAGGATGCCGGCCTGGTCTTTATTGGCCCGTCGGCGCAGGCGATCGCGGCGATGGGCAATAAGGCCGGTGCCAAGGAGATCATGAAAAAGGCCGGCGTGCCCTGCGTGCCCGGCTATCAGGGCGCCGATCAGGGCGATGAAGTCATGCTTACGGAGGCCAAGAAGGTCGGCTTCCCCGTGATGATCAAGGCGGTCGCCGGCGGCGGTGGACGCGGCATGCGGCTCGTGGCGGATGGCAATTCGTTCCCCGATGCACTGCGTAGCGCGCGCTCCGAGGCCAAGGCGGCGTTTGGCGATCCGACGGTGATCCTCGAACGCGCCATCCAGAATCCCCGTCACATCGAAATCCAGGTGTTCGGCGATAGCCATGGCAATGCCATCCATCTCGGCGAGCGTGACTGCTCGGTGCAGCGCCGGCACCAGAAGCTGATCGAGGAGGCGCCTTCGCCCGCCGTGACGCCGGAACTGCGCGCGAAGATGGGCGAGGTCGCGGTCGCTGCGGTGAAGGCGCTGCGTTACGAGGGCGCCGGCACGCTCGAATTCCTGCTCGATCCAAGCGGCGCGTTCTACTTCATGGAGATGAATACGCGCCTCCAGGTCGAGCATCCCGTGACCGAGGCGATCACCGGGCTCGATCTCGTCGAATTGCAGTTGCGGGTCGCGCGCGGCGAGCCGCTGCCGGTCAAGCAGCAGGACATTCGCTTCACGGGCCACGCCATCGAGGTGCGGCTGTGCTCGGAGGATGCCGCGCATGATTTCATGCCGCAGTCCGGACGCATGGCGCGCTGGCAGGTGCCGGATGGCATCCGCGTCGAACATGCACTGCAATCGGACTCCGAGATTCCGCCGTTCTACGATTCCATGATCGCCAAGGTGATCAGCCAAGGCGCGACACGCGAGGAGGCGAGGGGGCGGTTGATCGTCGGCCTGGAGCAACTGACCGCTTTCGGCGTGACCACCAATCAGGCCTTCCTGCTGTTATGCCTGCGTCATCCCGGCTTCGCCAAAGGCGAGGCGACCACGGCGTTCATTGGTGCGCATCGCGACGAATTGCTGGCGCCGCGCGCGGACGCCGCATTCGATATCGCTTTGGCCGGCCTGCTGCTCTACGTCACGAACCCGCAGGCGCCTTCGTGGCGCCGCGGACGGAGCCTCGCGGCAACGTTCCCGCTGCCGGCGAAAATCGAGATCGCAGGTCACGTGTATGAGCTCGAAGTCACGCGGGAACGCGATGGCAGCTACACCGTCGCGAGCGACGGCCGGCAGGATAAGTTCGAGATCGACCAGCTCGAGCTCGGCGTGATCCGCTTCCGCCATGACGGCGTTATGGACAGCGCCAAATTCCTGCGCGACGGCGACCGGCTCCACCTCCAGCGCCGCGGCACCCCGCTCGCGGCGACCGATCTCACGCTCGCCGCGCCGAAGGCCGCCGCAAGCAACGGAGACGGCAAGGTTCGTGCTGCCATGAACGGCCGCGTCGTTGCCGTCCTGGTCAAGCCGGGCGACCGCGTCACCGCCGGGCAGCCGGTGATGACACTGGAAGCGATGAAGATGGAGCACGTCCACAAGGCCGGCATCGACGGCGTCGTCGCCGCGATCGACGTCGCCGAGGGCGAGCAGGTAACGACGGGCCGGATCGTGGCCGAGATCGGGGCGGGGTAG
- a CDS encoding ABC transporter permease, producing MAAIDYDVELRRAGAHATVGWRRVLFLAQRHVLGAAGLMIMTLFVFTAIFADFIARYDPLTIDSARALARPSLAHWMGTDSFGRDVFSRIIHGARISLAVGIGSTALGGSIGVIVGLTSGYLSGWVDLVFQRVSDVLQALPLLVLALIMTAALGPSLPNVIIAIAIPLIPTVSRVIRANTLALRELPFVEAAKSIGMSEVRIALRHVLPNTLAPLIVLATAQLGSTILTEASLSFLGLGIPEPYPSWGRMLSESAAEYVRTAPWLVIFPGIAISLAVFGANLFGDALRDILDPRQRG from the coding sequence TTGGCTGCGATCGACTATGACGTTGAACTGAGGCGCGCCGGGGCGCACGCGACCGTCGGCTGGCGGCGCGTGCTGTTTTTGGCGCAGCGGCACGTGCTGGGCGCGGCCGGCCTTATGATCATGACCCTGTTCGTATTCACAGCGATCTTCGCCGACTTCATCGCGCGCTACGATCCCCTGACGATCGACTCCGCCCGCGCCCTGGCGCGTCCAAGCCTGGCCCACTGGATGGGCACCGACTCCTTCGGCCGCGATGTCTTCAGCCGCATCATCCACGGCGCGCGGATCTCGCTCGCGGTCGGCATCGGCTCGACCGCACTCGGTGGCAGCATCGGCGTGATCGTGGGCCTCACCTCCGGCTATCTTTCCGGCTGGGTCGATCTCGTGTTCCAGCGCGTCTCCGACGTCCTCCAGGCGCTGCCGCTGTTGGTGTTGGCTCTGATCATGACCGCGGCGCTTGGGCCATCCTTGCCGAACGTCATCATTGCGATCGCCATTCCGCTGATCCCGACCGTGTCGCGCGTCATCCGCGCCAACACGCTGGCGTTGCGCGAGCTGCCGTTCGTCGAAGCCGCCAAGTCGATCGGCATGAGCGAGGTGCGGATCGCGCTCCGCCACGTGCTGCCGAACACGCTGGCGCCGCTGATCGTGCTGGCGACCGCCCAGCTCGGCTCGACCATCCTGACCGAAGCCTCGCTCTCCTTCCTCGGCCTCGGCATTCCCGAGCCGTACCCGTCATGGGGCCGCATGCTCTCTGAATCCGCCGCCGAATATGTCCGCACGGCGCCCTGGCTGGTGATCTTCCCGGGCATTGCCATCAGCCTCGCGGTGTTCGGTGCCAATCTGTTCGGCGACGCCTTGCGCGACATCCTCGATCCCCGGCAGCGCGGCTGA
- a CDS encoding acyl-CoA carboxylase subunit beta has translation MSILENTVSPGSAAYRANRDGMLGLIDRMRALEERTRAASAAAKDRFHKRGQLLPRERVALVLDPGAPFIELSTLAGYMFDVSDPDKSVPGGGVIAGIGFVSGIRCMISANDSGIDAGALQPYGLDKTLRVQELALENKLPYVQLVESAGANLLRYRVEDFVRGGNIFRNLARLSAAGLPVVTVTHGSSTAGGAYQTGLSDYIVMVRGRTRAFLAGPPLLKAATGEIATEEELGGAEMHTQVSGLGDYLAEDDRDALRIAREIMAALEWARPDQGAAQYKPPRYDQDELLGIMPMDHKRSVDMKQVIARVVDDSDFTEMAPNYGPATVCGHARIEGQAIGIVTNNGPLDPAGANKATHFIQACCQTRTPLLYLNNTTGYMVGKAYEEAGMIKHGSKMIQAVTSATVPQITIYCGASFGAGNYGMCGRGFHPRFCFSWPNAKTAVMGGEQAAETMAIVTEAAAARRGKPVEKEKLDAMKAQIIGVFDGQMDVFSTSARVLDDGVIDPRDTRAVLSEVLAICREGDARTSQRMQFSVARP, from the coding sequence ATGTCCATTCTCGAAAACACCGTCTCCCCAGGCAGTGCCGCCTATCGCGCCAACCGCGACGGCATGCTCGGCCTGATCGACCGCATGCGCGCGCTGGAAGAGCGCACGCGTGCGGCGTCGGCCGCAGCGAAAGATCGCTTCCACAAGCGCGGCCAGCTGTTGCCGCGCGAGCGCGTCGCGCTCGTGCTCGATCCCGGCGCGCCCTTCATCGAGCTGTCCACACTCGCCGGCTACATGTTCGACGTATCGGATCCGGACAAGAGCGTGCCCGGCGGCGGCGTCATCGCCGGCATCGGCTTCGTCTCGGGCATCCGCTGCATGATCAGCGCCAACGATTCCGGCATCGATGCCGGCGCGCTTCAACCCTACGGCCTCGACAAGACGCTGCGGGTGCAGGAGCTCGCGCTGGAGAACAAGCTGCCTTACGTCCAGCTGGTGGAGAGCGCCGGTGCCAATCTCCTGCGTTACCGCGTCGAAGACTTTGTCCGGGGCGGCAACATTTTTCGCAATCTCGCGCGGCTCTCGGCAGCCGGGCTACCGGTCGTCACCGTGACGCATGGCTCGTCGACCGCGGGCGGGGCCTATCAGACCGGCCTGTCCGACTACATCGTCATGGTGCGCGGCCGCACCCGCGCCTTCCTCGCCGGGCCGCCGCTGCTAAAGGCTGCAACGGGCGAGATCGCGACTGAGGAGGAGCTAGGCGGCGCCGAGATGCACACGCAGGTTTCCGGCCTCGGCGATTACCTCGCCGAAGACGACCGCGACGCCCTGCGCATCGCGCGCGAGATCATGGCGGCGCTGGAATGGGCGCGGCCGGACCAGGGAGCTGCGCAATACAAGCCGCCGCGCTACGACCAGGACGAGTTGCTCGGCATCATGCCGATGGACCACAAGCGCTCCGTGGACATGAAGCAGGTCATCGCGCGCGTCGTGGACGATTCCGATTTCACCGAGATGGCGCCGAACTACGGCCCGGCGACCGTTTGCGGCCATGCCCGTATCGAGGGCCAAGCGATCGGCATCGTCACCAACAACGGCCCGCTCGATCCGGCGGGTGCCAACAAGGCGACGCATTTCATCCAGGCGTGCTGCCAGACCCGCACGCCGTTGCTCTATCTGAACAACACCACCGGCTACATGGTCGGCAAAGCTTACGAAGAAGCCGGCATGATCAAGCACGGCTCCAAGATGATCCAGGCGGTGACGTCGGCGACGGTGCCGCAGATCACCATCTATTGCGGCGCTTCGTTCGGGGCAGGCAATTACGGCATGTGCGGGCGCGGCTTCCATCCGCGCTTCTGCTTCTCCTGGCCCAATGCCAAGACTGCCGTGATGGGCGGTGAGCAGGCCGCCGAGACCATGGCGATCGTCACCGAAGCCGCAGCAGCTCGCCGAGGCAAGCCGGTGGAGAAAGAAAAACTCGATGCCATGAAGGCGCAGATCATCGGCGTGTTCGACGGCCAGATGGACGTGTTCTCGACCAGCGCCCGCGTGCTCGACGACGGCGTGATCGATCCGCGTGACACCCGCGCGGTGCTCTCGGAAGTGCTCGCGATCTGCCGCGAGGGCGATGCGCGTACATCCCAACGCATGCAGTTTTCGGTGGCTCGTCCATGA